The Miltoncostaea oceani genome includes a region encoding these proteins:
- a CDS encoding HD domain-containing protein, which translates to MTIPLERVEAVLAHGGKARESHIHGEDHWRKVAIVGRHLVASESEADEELVVLFALIHDMRRENDDHDPQHGPRAALLARALNDDLLGLEPDRLELLTEVIDGHTRMGPSTDSTIGVCLDADRLNLWRVGITPNPRFLSTALARRPETIAGTRRLNRSPAPDWPDLLATKVSVS; encoded by the coding sequence ATGACGATCCCCCTGGAGCGGGTTGAGGCGGTACTCGCGCACGGCGGCAAGGCGCGGGAGTCGCACATCCACGGCGAGGATCATTGGCGCAAGGTCGCGATCGTCGGCCGTCATCTCGTCGCCTCCGAATCGGAAGCGGATGAGGAACTCGTGGTCCTCTTCGCGCTGATTCACGACATGCGCCGCGAGAACGACGACCACGACCCACAGCATGGGCCGCGCGCGGCCCTCCTCGCGCGGGCGCTCAACGACGACCTCCTCGGCCTGGAGCCGGACCGCCTCGAGCTCCTGACGGAGGTCATCGACGGGCACACGCGAATGGGCCCGAGCACTGACTCGACCATCGGCGTCTGCCTTGACGCAGACCGGCTCAATCTGTGGCGCGTCGGGATCACGCCGAACCCCCGGTTCCTCTCCACGGCGCTCGCCCGCCGACCCGAGACGATCGCGGGGACCCGACGGCTCAACCGGTCTCCGGCTCCGGACTGGCCGGACCTCCTCGCGACCAAGGTTTCCGTCTCGTGA
- the brxC gene encoding BREX system P-loop protein BrxC, giving the protein MTLLNRELFSEDPTQYKIPNDGVARVLRAETHQQREVLRWELSRFVCEGQYARGLERILESFLINLTQAQQPAVWVSGFYGSGKSHLVRVLEHLWRDVELPGGERARDLVRLTDDIRDHLVELTTEGRRRGGLWSAAGSLAGKGESVRLALLSVLFENADLPEEYSRARFTIWAQKNGYLDAIRTAVEAEGQTLAKEMNDLHVSPIIAEALLQADPRLGPSASDVLDRLATQFPPDRPDITDEEMFSVIDDVLRLQSSDDGKLPLTLIVLDEMQQYINDDGERALAVQHIVEGCTARFESQLLFVATGQSALTATATLQKLTDRFAVQVALSDRDVESVVREVVLQKKPEHRAALEAILDAESGEINKHLGGTQLAPRAADKPDLVPDYPLLPTRRRFWEHALRAIDQGGKSGVLRTQLRIVHGAAAHVAGRPAGHVVGADFLYDEQSPGMLQSGALLKEIDELIRGLRAEGPDGELKSRICALVFLISEIPARTIAGETGLRATDVFIEDLLVEDLADDRALLRRKVPELLATLVTDGCLMRIDDEYRLQTEEGAEWEKAYQVAFADIRDDAARLGALRSERIVASAEQALSGLKVLHGKSKTARTPVIHWESGPPDVAAGNVPVWIRDGWSVTEASVRDAAAAAGDESPVVFVLLPRHDAEQVKITLASYAAAEQTLRRPLPQTDEGKAAQRAMKTRLAAEGERLEALFQEIVGRARVFMGGVGELTVPSLRAGVESAAEKALIRLFPKFSSGDDANWGKVVVKAREGAPDPLSAIGYHGEPTAHPVCKEVLGSISAGGTKGSDLQREFSGAPFGWPKDAVVGALLTLVAAGNVRAAQDGTDLAGPKELLPTQIGKTTFYREDEPPTMEQRLKVRGLLGEAGVQYETGDEGVQIPALLQRLKDLASRAGGPPPLPEEPDTDHLDALLTLGGNQRFRALADDHERLSADFRTWRAKDQEREARERHWRELERLLRHAESLDVAARVQPAATAIREGRQLLDTPDPTTPLLRELGDALRDEVTRRAQELASAQGNALKELEAWREWSEIDSIERERILAEAQLTTAEAPDVGNSEKLIAALDTTPLSAWKDKISLVPGRRDHARHLAAKLLAPESVTVTPPPATISADGELQAYLDQLRAKIQPHLDAGKTVNI; this is encoded by the coding sequence GTGACGCTGCTCAACCGTGAGCTCTTCTCGGAGGATCCGACCCAGTACAAGATCCCCAACGACGGCGTCGCCCGGGTCCTCCGCGCGGAGACGCATCAGCAGCGCGAAGTCCTGCGGTGGGAGCTGAGCCGCTTCGTCTGCGAGGGGCAGTACGCGCGCGGCCTCGAACGCATCCTCGAGAGCTTCTTGATCAATCTCACCCAGGCGCAGCAGCCCGCGGTCTGGGTGAGCGGCTTCTACGGGAGCGGAAAGTCCCATCTCGTTCGGGTGCTCGAGCATCTCTGGCGAGACGTCGAGTTGCCGGGCGGGGAACGCGCTCGCGACCTGGTGAGGCTCACCGACGACATTCGGGACCACCTCGTCGAGCTGACGACCGAAGGCAGGCGTCGCGGCGGTCTGTGGTCCGCTGCCGGCAGCCTCGCTGGCAAGGGTGAGTCGGTACGTCTGGCGCTCCTTTCGGTGCTCTTCGAGAACGCGGATCTTCCCGAGGAGTACAGCCGCGCGCGCTTCACGATCTGGGCTCAGAAGAACGGCTACCTCGACGCGATCAGGACCGCGGTCGAGGCCGAGGGCCAGACGCTTGCGAAGGAGATGAACGACCTGCACGTCTCGCCGATCATCGCCGAGGCGCTCCTGCAGGCTGACCCCAGGCTCGGTCCCTCCGCGAGCGACGTGCTGGATCGCCTCGCGACCCAGTTCCCACCCGACCGCCCAGACATCACCGACGAGGAGATGTTCAGCGTCATCGACGATGTCCTTCGTCTGCAGTCCAGCGACGACGGGAAGCTTCCCCTGACGCTCATCGTTCTCGACGAGATGCAGCAGTACATCAACGACGACGGCGAGCGGGCGCTCGCCGTCCAGCACATCGTCGAAGGGTGTACCGCTCGGTTCGAAAGTCAGCTGCTGTTCGTCGCCACCGGTCAGAGTGCCCTGACAGCGACCGCAACCCTGCAGAAGCTCACGGATCGGTTCGCCGTCCAGGTCGCCCTATCCGACCGCGACGTCGAGAGCGTCGTCCGCGAGGTCGTGCTGCAGAAGAAGCCTGAGCATCGCGCGGCCCTCGAGGCGATCCTCGATGCCGAGAGCGGCGAGATCAACAAGCATCTCGGCGGCACCCAGCTGGCTCCTCGGGCAGCGGACAAGCCCGACCTCGTTCCTGACTATCCGCTGCTGCCGACACGACGGCGCTTCTGGGAGCACGCGCTACGTGCGATCGACCAGGGCGGCAAGTCCGGCGTCCTTCGCACGCAGTTACGCATCGTTCACGGGGCCGCGGCGCACGTCGCCGGTCGGCCGGCCGGCCATGTGGTCGGGGCGGACTTCCTCTACGACGAGCAGTCGCCGGGGATGCTCCAGAGCGGGGCGCTCCTCAAGGAGATCGACGAGCTCATCCGCGGCCTGCGCGCGGAGGGCCCCGACGGTGAGCTCAAGTCCCGCATCTGTGCACTGGTGTTCCTCATCTCGGAGATCCCCGCACGCACCATCGCCGGCGAGACGGGCCTGCGAGCGACCGACGTGTTCATCGAGGACCTCCTGGTGGAGGACCTCGCCGACGACCGTGCGCTGCTGCGGAGGAAGGTCCCGGAGCTTCTGGCGACGCTCGTCACCGACGGCTGCCTCATGCGGATCGATGACGAGTACCGCCTGCAAACCGAGGAAGGCGCCGAGTGGGAGAAGGCCTACCAGGTTGCCTTCGCCGACATCCGTGACGACGCGGCTCGGCTCGGCGCGTTGCGGAGTGAGCGCATCGTCGCATCCGCCGAGCAGGCGCTCTCCGGGCTCAAGGTCTTGCACGGCAAGAGCAAGACGGCGCGCACCCCGGTGATCCACTGGGAGTCGGGCCCGCCGGACGTCGCCGCGGGAAACGTGCCGGTCTGGATCCGGGATGGATGGTCCGTGACGGAAGCCTCTGTGCGGGACGCGGCAGCCGCCGCCGGTGACGAGAGTCCAGTGGTCTTCGTCCTGCTGCCCCGACACGACGCGGAGCAGGTGAAGATCACGCTGGCAAGCTACGCCGCAGCCGAGCAGACGTTGCGCCGTCCGCTACCGCAGACTGACGAGGGCAAGGCCGCACAGCGGGCGATGAAGACACGCCTTGCCGCGGAGGGCGAGCGCCTCGAGGCACTGTTCCAGGAGATCGTCGGCCGCGCGCGCGTCTTCATGGGGGGCGTGGGGGAGCTCACGGTTCCCTCGTTACGCGCGGGTGTCGAGAGTGCGGCCGAGAAGGCGCTCATCCGATTGTTCCCGAAGTTCTCCTCGGGTGACGACGCGAACTGGGGCAAGGTGGTGGTCAAGGCGCGCGAGGGGGCCCCAGACCCCCTTTCCGCGATCGGGTACCACGGCGAGCCGACCGCCCACCCGGTGTGCAAGGAGGTGCTGGGCTCGATCAGCGCCGGCGGCACGAAGGGCAGCGACCTCCAGCGCGAGTTCTCCGGCGCCCCCTTCGGGTGGCCGAAGGATGCCGTGGTGGGAGCGCTCCTGACCCTCGTTGCGGCGGGGAACGTTCGTGCAGCCCAGGACGGCACGGACCTCGCCGGCCCGAAGGAGCTACTCCCCACGCAGATCGGCAAGACGACCTTCTACAGGGAGGACGAGCCGCCGACGATGGAGCAGAGGCTCAAGGTGCGGGGGCTTCTGGGTGAGGCCGGGGTGCAGTACGAGACCGGCGACGAAGGCGTCCAGATCCCCGCATTACTCCAACGACTCAAGGACCTCGCCAGTCGCGCGGGGGGGCCGCCTCCCCTCCCTGAGGAGCCCGACACCGATCACCTCGACGCCCTTCTAACCTTGGGAGGAAACCAGCGGTTCAGGGCTTTGGCCGATGACCACGAGCGCCTGAGCGCTGATTTCCGCACGTGGCGAGCCAAGGATCAGGAGCGCGAGGCCCGGGAACGCCACTGGCGCGAGCTCGAGCGCCTGCTGCGTCACGCCGAGTCCCTCGATGTTGCCGCCCGAGTGCAGCCGGCGGCCACGGCGATTCGCGAGGGGCGTCAACTGCTCGATACCCCCGATCCGACCACTCCGCTCCTTCGCGAACTCGGCGACGCCTTGCGCGACGAAGTGACGCGTCGCGCTCAGGAGCTCGCGTCCGCCCAGGGCAACGCACTGAAGGAGTTGGAAGCTTGGCGCGAGTGGTCAGAGATCGACTCCATCGAGAGGGAGCGCATCCTCGCTGAGGCGCAGCTGACCACGGCCGAAGCGCCCGACGTCGGGAACAGCGAGAAGCTGATTGCCGCACTCGACACGACGCCCCTCAGCGCCTGGAAGGACAAGATCAGCTTGGTGCCTGGCCGCCGTGATCACGCGAGGCACCTTGCCGCCAAGCTCCTCGC
- a CDS encoding DEAD/DEAH box helicase: MTDERGFRWSRIPDAVCFALVEAAVPGEIETDEAARTWLTRFASVPSVKFLGEGERGETVAHALRDALTQISPYALESAYGKAASAGLVPSRGKSPGARGQAQQLGRCRVTSQLRALLLEVLLESGMSSVPDGHARPLSSFMRLPTDEDPVGGQLLAHQRRVTSDLERRWHRDGFRMQGLVVMPTGSGKTRTAVDWLLAGPISSGAKTLWITHSVYLLEQTAGVFIDRSPVAAREKPIGLRLIGGGHGVGKTIGSDMHDVVIATVQSLQRKATLDNVRSWMTANNVVVVFDEAHRAVAPTWFRLVQMATAETGDAVLGLTATPVRMGAGQTATLGRLFGARGGSMADAIISEVSFDELVEQRVLARPITHTISTEIDLEGLLTAAERGEIEKTFGDFPQRVLKQLVKQAPRNQSILQAYLDGPDGDRSTDFGRTIVYAVNIAHATVLATLFKDRGIACEAVHTARSRDENREAIRAFREGEVRVLVNVQMLTEGIDVPGADAVFLTRPTLSLTLFSQMVGRALRGPRMGGTEQAHIVDFQDLLGEFASWRVTFASLGLDGTEVPVTPGPQPPLVPYDLEPLVALALSLGEAHPLPIGRRFQRIPVGYYLIGIDPPSSEAEAEPRSETLLVFDHELDGYQRVAAEVEAGSVDALSRGSWGRFFDDLPHPHPPDESLSRLREFVLKTETMPMFVSLDLRDSLDPATVAAAIVEKGGRGFDDLSRGTREAYDLQPSVVDRVWGGPDQFAHDVREEWVRLLEGRPVALEQRRLRLPVAPAQEVWSYGNGALDLDVLLGELVNNRELFPIPLPRPPGSVRWTTKPIRDWAFYRFRDEAIFINSLFDSRDLEEPELVRFLLFHELLHHEQKLFLGHTGTEPDSVAHGQAFYEREHTFPDFARLDAFMDDFRRRFSAG; encoded by the coding sequence GTGACTGACGAGCGTGGCTTTCGTTGGAGCCGGATCCCTGACGCCGTGTGCTTCGCCCTCGTCGAGGCCGCAGTGCCGGGAGAGATAGAAACCGACGAAGCCGCGCGGACGTGGCTCACCCGGTTCGCGTCCGTTCCTTCTGTCAAGTTCCTCGGCGAGGGTGAGCGTGGGGAAACGGTCGCGCACGCCCTGCGCGACGCACTGACTCAAATCAGTCCGTACGCCCTCGAGAGCGCATACGGCAAGGCTGCGTCCGCAGGGCTCGTCCCCTCTCGCGGCAAGAGCCCCGGTGCGCGTGGCCAGGCACAACAGCTCGGCAGGTGTCGAGTGACCTCGCAGCTCCGAGCACTGCTTCTCGAGGTGTTGCTCGAGAGTGGAATGTCTTCTGTTCCGGACGGCCACGCGCGCCCCTTGTCGTCATTCATGCGCCTGCCGACCGATGAGGATCCCGTCGGTGGCCAGTTGCTCGCGCATCAGCGACGCGTGACGAGCGACCTGGAACGCCGGTGGCATCGCGATGGGTTCAGGATGCAGGGGCTCGTCGTCATGCCGACGGGGTCCGGCAAGACTCGGACAGCGGTGGACTGGCTGTTGGCCGGTCCGATCTCGTCGGGCGCCAAGACTCTCTGGATCACGCACAGCGTCTACCTGCTCGAGCAGACGGCGGGGGTCTTTATCGATCGGTCTCCGGTGGCCGCCCGGGAAAAGCCGATCGGGCTCCGGTTGATCGGCGGTGGGCACGGCGTCGGCAAGACCATCGGCAGCGACATGCACGACGTCGTCATCGCCACCGTGCAGTCCCTCCAACGCAAGGCGACGCTCGACAATGTCCGCTCCTGGATGACGGCGAACAACGTGGTGGTGGTCTTCGACGAGGCGCACCGCGCTGTCGCGCCGACCTGGTTCCGGCTGGTGCAGATGGCGACCGCCGAGACAGGCGACGCGGTCCTCGGGTTGACCGCGACTCCAGTGCGGATGGGCGCCGGCCAGACCGCGACCCTTGGGCGTCTCTTCGGCGCCCGAGGTGGTTCCATGGCCGACGCGATCATCAGCGAGGTGTCATTCGATGAACTTGTCGAGCAGCGGGTGCTCGCGAGGCCCATCACCCACACGATCTCGACGGAGATCGACCTCGAGGGCCTGCTGACCGCGGCTGAGCGCGGGGAGATTGAGAAAACATTCGGAGACTTCCCGCAGCGCGTGCTGAAGCAGTTGGTGAAGCAGGCGCCGAGGAACCAGTCGATCCTCCAGGCCTACCTCGACGGTCCCGATGGCGACCGGTCCACCGATTTCGGTCGGACGATCGTGTACGCCGTCAACATCGCCCATGCCACGGTGCTTGCGACCCTCTTCAAGGACCGGGGTATCGCCTGCGAGGCGGTCCACACAGCGCGGAGTCGTGACGAGAACCGCGAGGCGATCCGTGCCTTCCGGGAAGGTGAGGTGCGTGTCCTCGTCAACGTCCAGATGCTGACGGAGGGCATCGACGTCCCGGGGGCGGACGCGGTGTTCCTGACCCGCCCGACGTTGAGTCTGACGCTGTTCAGCCAGATGGTCGGACGAGCCTTGCGCGGGCCGAGGATGGGCGGAACCGAGCAGGCCCACATCGTGGACTTCCAGGATCTGCTCGGCGAGTTCGCCTCGTGGCGCGTGACGTTCGCATCGCTCGGTCTGGACGGGACTGAGGTGCCGGTGACTCCCGGACCGCAGCCGCCGTTGGTGCCGTACGACCTCGAGCCACTGGTCGCGCTCGCCCTCTCGCTCGGCGAGGCACATCCCTTGCCCATCGGACGACGGTTCCAACGGATCCCAGTCGGCTACTACCTCATCGGCATCGACCCGCCGAGCAGCGAGGCGGAGGCCGAACCGAGGAGCGAGACGTTGCTCGTGTTCGATCACGAGCTCGACGGATACCAGCGCGTCGCCGCGGAGGTCGAGGCAGGCTCGGTCGATGCTTTGAGCCGGGGATCATGGGGCCGGTTCTTCGACGATCTTCCGCACCCTCACCCGCCTGACGAGAGCCTGTCGCGTCTTCGGGAGTTCGTGCTCAAGACGGAGACGATGCCGATGTTCGTCTCCCTCGATCTCCGTGACTCACTCGATCCGGCGACTGTCGCTGCCGCAATCGTCGAGAAGGGCGGTCGCGGCTTCGACGACCTCTCCCGCGGCACGAGGGAGGCGTACGACCTCCAGCCCAGCGTCGTGGACAGGGTCTGGGGTGGACCCGACCAGTTCGCGCACGACGTCCGGGAGGAGTGGGTCCGCCTTCTCGAAGGACGCCCGGTTGCGCTTGAGCAGCGACGCCTGCGACTTCCCGTCGCACCCGCTCAGGAGGTCTGGTCGTACGGGAACGGGGCGCTCGACCTCGACGTGCTCCTCGGCGAGTTGGTCAACAACCGGGAGCTGTTCCCAATTCCGCTGCCCCGCCCACCGGGGTCCGTGAGATGGACGACGAAGCCCATCCGCGACTGGGCCTTTTACCGCTTCCGCGACGAAGCTATCTTCATCAACTCTCTCTTCGATAGCCGCGACCTCGAGGAACCGGAGCTCGTACGGTTTCTCCTCTTCCACGAGCTCCTGCACCACGAGCAGAAGCTCTTCCTCGGGCACACAGGGACGGAGCCCGACTCCGTCGCCCACGGCCAGGCGTTCTACGAGCGCGAGCACACGTTCCCCGACTTCGCGCGGCTCGACGCTTTCATGGACGACTTCCGTCGTCGCTTCAGTGCGGGGTGA
- a CDS encoding HNH endonuclease — MHLDDELALRQRIMRGLDDRLAATGGTISRTELEDFAFGDGERRRLLDRSRGIWNPRDLRATLSVISNPKGPYDDRPQEGGLFRYAYRAGSTDGDNRKLRQAYELGLPIILMRTIIPGVFMPVYPVYVLGDDVQRREFVLALDEGLRFVTDPENPREEERRYAERVAWQRLHQPEFRVRVLRAYAGRCTICHLGHAELLDAAHIIGDRHERGEPVIPNGLSLCKIHHAAYDRDLLGITGDGEVHINHRLLDEVDGPMLEHGLKGMHGAAIRRPSRRTDHPDPQRLDERYQRFLLAA, encoded by the coding sequence GTGCACCTCGACGACGAGCTCGCGCTGCGGCAGCGCATCATGCGCGGCCTCGACGATCGGCTCGCCGCAACGGGTGGCACGATCAGTCGTACCGAGCTGGAGGACTTCGCGTTCGGGGACGGCGAGCGGCGACGGCTGCTCGACCGCTCACGCGGCATCTGGAACCCGCGTGACCTCCGGGCGACGCTCTCGGTGATCAGCAACCCGAAGGGCCCCTACGACGACCGCCCCCAGGAGGGCGGCCTGTTCCGCTACGCGTACCGCGCCGGGTCGACGGACGGCGACAACCGAAAGCTGCGCCAGGCATACGAGTTGGGGCTGCCCATCATCCTGATGCGGACGATCATCCCCGGCGTCTTCATGCCGGTCTATCCGGTCTACGTGCTCGGCGACGACGTGCAGCGCCGCGAGTTCGTCCTCGCCCTCGACGAAGGCCTGCGGTTCGTGACCGACCCGGAGAACCCCCGCGAGGAGGAGCGCCGCTACGCGGAGCGGGTCGCCTGGCAGCGCCTCCACCAGCCGGAGTTCCGCGTCCGCGTGCTCCGCGCCTACGCGGGGCGGTGCACCATCTGCCACCTCGGGCACGCGGAACTGCTCGACGCCGCGCACATCATCGGCGACCGCCACGAGCGCGGCGAGCCCGTCATCCCGAACGGACTCAGCCTCTGCAAGATCCACCACGCGGCCTACGACCGGGACCTCCTCGGGATCACGGGAGACGGCGAAGTGCACATCAACCACCGCCTCCTGGACGAGGTCGATGGACCGATGCTCGAACACGGCCTGAAGGGGATGCACGGCGCCGCCATCCGTCGGCCATCGCGGCGAACCGACCACCCGGACCCCCAGCGGCTCGACGAGCGGTACCAGCGGTTCCTCTTGGCCGCCTGA
- a CDS encoding SIR2 family NAD-dependent protein deacylase, which translates to MEGVRQFAEEATAALKGAEPLHCRERHLVAVPVVGTGAGGGRAVKGDVIRLLLETLDTAAARNDIDVVLVTGDGRGFAAAQSARRQVVAAGGEPWSGIDPVSADTARELAADALAGRLVLFLGAGVGLGAGLPLWGELLDRLAARAGITSDERDEMRRRLTPTDRALIIERRLEEQGQRLGEAVAVELGRTRCSLTHQLLAGLPVREAATMNYDELFENAWRAAGRQPAVLPYEPTADHDSWLLKMHGTVTEPKDIVLTRDDYLRYAERRAALAGIVQALLITRRMLFVGFSLADENFHRIAHDVRQALGSVAEKSTFATTLLLKDEPLLEELWRGDVNCIAVTPDGSDSDPARELEIFLDYLLFCSSSNSGHLLDPSFEGVLTPAERALRHLLTEMYRTAPDHAKDAAAWTEVTRLLRHLGFSVESES; encoded by the coding sequence ATGGAGGGCGTCCGCCAGTTCGCGGAGGAGGCGACCGCGGCCCTTAAGGGGGCCGAGCCTCTTCATTGCCGCGAGCGGCACCTCGTCGCCGTCCCCGTTGTAGGCACCGGCGCGGGTGGCGGGCGGGCGGTTAAGGGTGACGTGATCCGCCTCCTGCTCGAAACCTTGGACACGGCTGCTGCCCGCAACGACATCGACGTCGTGCTCGTCACCGGCGATGGACGCGGTTTCGCGGCCGCCCAGTCGGCACGCCGCCAGGTCGTTGCCGCGGGAGGGGAACCCTGGTCAGGGATCGACCCTGTCTCTGCGGACACAGCTCGGGAACTCGCCGCGGACGCCCTCGCCGGGCGGCTCGTCCTCTTCCTCGGCGCCGGCGTGGGTCTGGGGGCGGGCCTACCCCTGTGGGGAGAGCTGCTCGACCGACTCGCCGCGAGAGCAGGGATCACTTCGGACGAGCGCGACGAGATGCGTCGCCGCCTCACGCCAACAGACCGTGCGCTGATCATCGAGCGACGTCTGGAGGAGCAGGGCCAGAGGCTCGGCGAAGCAGTCGCCGTGGAGCTGGGACGAACAAGGTGCTCGTTGACCCACCAACTCCTTGCCGGCCTCCCGGTCCGCGAGGCGGCGACGATGAACTACGACGAGCTGTTCGAGAACGCCTGGAGGGCAGCGGGCAGGCAGCCCGCCGTCCTTCCGTACGAGCCGACGGCTGACCACGACTCCTGGCTCCTGAAGATGCACGGGACGGTCACCGAGCCGAAGGACATCGTGCTGACGCGCGACGACTACCTGCGGTACGCCGAGCGCCGCGCCGCCCTCGCGGGGATCGTCCAAGCCCTGCTCATAACACGCCGGATGCTGTTCGTCGGCTTCTCTCTGGCCGACGAGAACTTCCACCGCATCGCCCACGACGTTCGGCAGGCGCTCGGCTCCGTCGCCGAGAAGTCGACCTTCGCGACGACGCTCCTCTTGAAGGACGAGCCCCTTCTCGAGGAGTTGTGGCGAGGAGATGTGAACTGCATCGCCGTAACGCCCGATGGCTCTGACTCCGACCCCGCACGTGAGTTGGAGATCTTCCTGGACTACCTGCTCTTCTGCTCATCCTCCAACTCTGGGCACTTGCTCGATCCGAGCTTCGAGGGCGTACTAACCCCGGCGGAGCGTGCGCTTCGTCACCTCCTCACTGAGATGTACCGAACGGCGCCGGACCATGCGAAGGATGCTGCGGCGTGGACCGAAGTCACACGTCTCCTTAGACATCTGGGGTTCTCCGTCGAGTCAGAGAGCTGA
- a CDS encoding DUF1788 domain-containing protein, which produces MSYVDDLVAAYARFVALPWQASLAGPQRVWMAIYPPENERRVRLHIQAFQTATIEAGHQWASIDVTTAFESWMAQHRYRDSYFKNPRMLSGALPSFLDDLARDVREDLSAKGTPDGVVALLGVGALFGLGDAVKVSALLDRVSDAIAGRLLVLFPGQHEGNSYRLLDARDGWNYLATPILPTGGAK; this is translated from the coding sequence GTGAGCTACGTCGACGACCTCGTCGCCGCCTACGCCCGGTTCGTCGCCCTGCCGTGGCAAGCGAGCCTCGCCGGGCCCCAACGCGTGTGGATGGCGATCTACCCGCCCGAGAACGAGCGCCGCGTGCGGCTGCACATCCAAGCGTTCCAGACCGCGACGATCGAGGCCGGACACCAGTGGGCGTCGATCGATGTCACGACAGCGTTCGAGAGCTGGATGGCGCAGCACAGATACCGCGACTCCTACTTCAAGAACCCCCGAATGCTCTCGGGGGCCCTCCCTTCGTTTCTCGACGATCTCGCTCGCGACGTACGGGAGGACCTGTCGGCGAAGGGAACGCCCGACGGCGTCGTCGCGCTGCTGGGGGTGGGCGCGCTCTTCGGCCTCGGTGACGCGGTCAAGGTCTCCGCTCTGCTCGACCGAGTCAGCGACGCCATCGCCGGCAGGCTGCTCGTTCTGTTCCCGGGTCAGCACGAGGGCAACAGCTATCGCCTCCTGGATGCCCGTGATGGCTGGAACTACCTGGCGACCCCGATACTCCCGACCGGAGGCGCGAAGTGA
- a CDS encoding HD domain-containing protein produces the protein MNDVLGPRFRDALVYAAEVHADQRRKGSDTPYVSHLLAVAALVIEDGAAAGQLSEDEVIAALLHDAPEDQGGKERLADIRDRFGKRVAEIVAACSDTFETPKPPWRERKQAYLDHLAETTDTGVLRVSLADKVHNARAVLADYRVLGDELWPRFNRDADTPWYYRSLVAVFSERAPGPLAGELARTVAELDRLMAESD, from the coding sequence GTGAACGACGTCCTTGGACCGCGCTTCCGCGACGCCCTCGTCTACGCCGCAGAGGTTCACGCCGACCAGAGGCGCAAGGGTTCCGACACCCCGTACGTCAGCCACCTGCTCGCCGTCGCGGCCCTGGTGATCGAGGACGGCGCGGCCGCCGGCCAACTGTCGGAGGACGAGGTCATCGCCGCCCTCCTCCACGACGCGCCGGAGGACCAGGGCGGCAAGGAGCGCCTCGCCGACATACGCGACCGCTTCGGTAAGCGCGTCGCCGAGATCGTCGCGGCGTGCAGCGACACCTTCGAGACGCCGAAGCCTCCGTGGCGCGAGCGCAAGCAGGCCTACCTCGACCACCTGGCCGAGACGACCGACACCGGCGTCCTGCGCGTCTCGCTCGCCGACAAGGTCCACAATGCCCGCGCGGTGCTCGCCGACTACCGCGTGCTCGGCGACGAGCTCTGGCCCCGCTTCAACCGCGACGCCGACACCCCCTGGTACTACCGGAGCCTGGTCGCGGTCTTCTCCGAGCGGGCGCCGGGTCCCCTCGCCGGCGAGCTCGCGAGGACGGTCGCGGAGCTCGACCGCCTGATGGCCGAGAGCGACTGA